CGAACCGCACGGTCTTGCGATCAAAGACGAACTCGAGAACTATTACGAAAGCGAGATCCATCACGGACGGCTCTATCCGAACCTCGACACGATCGTCGATAAGGGCCTCGTCGAAAAAGGCGAAGTAGATCAACGAACGAACTACTACACACTAACTGCACGTGGGCGGCGTGAAATCGAGGCTCGTCGAGAGTGGGAAAACCAGTATGTCGGTAATCTGTTGTCAGAGTAATACCAGCAAAAACCGTTCCAAGGAC
The genomic region above belongs to Natronorubrum tibetense GA33 and contains:
- a CDS encoding PadR family transcriptional regulator, which codes for MYDLTAFQRDLLYTIAGQDEPHGLAIKDELENYYESEIHHGRLYPNLDTIVDKGLVEKGEVDQRTNYYTLTARGRREIEARREWENQYVGNLLSE